The DNA segment GGGCGACAGGCTTCCTTGGCCACTACATCCTGCGAGACCTCCTGACCAGAGGGGTAAGAATCGTTGCCGTCCTTCGCCCACCGTTGGACCACGCGAAGGCTCGACTCGAAACCATGCTGGCGGCCATCGGACTGCCTGTCGAACAGTATTTATCCAACGGATCTCTGCTCCTTGTCCCCGGTTCGCTGCCCGACACGTTGCCCGAGCCCGATTGGGGACGAACCGACGCCATCCTGAATTGTGCCGCAAGTCTCAGCCTCTTTGCCAACGGTGACGGAGAGCCCTTCAACACAAATGTCAGCGGAACTGAAGCTCTGGCGGAATGGGCGATTCGGCACAACGTCATTCGCATCCACGCCGTGAGCACCGCCTACACCTGCGGCTGGTTGCAGGGAGCTATCCCGGAACGTTTTCATGACCCGCCCCCCGAGTTCCAGACGGATTACGAACGCAGCAAATGGCAGGCTGAGGCCGTTCTTGAAGAGTGGTCTTCGTGGATCGGGCATTCGCTGACCCTGTATCGGCCTAGTTTCCTGGTGGGGGACTCGACCACGGGCCATACGACCCAGTTTGCTGGTTTCTACCAGTTCGCCCGCCTCGTGGGCGCTCTGAAGGAACGCTACGCATCGAAGAACAACGGCACGCGGACTTACATACCCCTGCGCATTCCCGGACGCCCCGATGACCGGCAGAATATCGTGCCGGTCGACTTCGTGTCGCGGGTGATCGCCGAGGTTGTGACGCGTCCCCGGTTCCATGGTCGTATTTACCATCTGACCAACCCCGAGCCACCAACCAACGACATGATGAAGCGCTGCTACGAGGACTACTTCGGCCTCCACGGCGGGTTCTTCGCGCCGCCCGACGAAGTCCTCGGCAAGTGCAATCAGGCCGAATCATTGCTGTGGGATCAATACCACCTGATTACCCCCCGCGTCGTTCACAACCCGCAATTCATCATGGACAACACGCGCGAAGTGATGCAGGCGGCCGGCATCTCGTTCCCTACTCTCCACCCCGAGCGGATTTTCATGTTGTTTGACTATGCCGCCCGGAAGGGCTGGGGCAGAGGCTCAAACGGTTTTCACCACTGATCACCCTTCGTGCTTCTCAGGCTCGTTGCACGGGTCCCCGGCGGGACTATAATCGGATTCGTCTGCACGGCGGCGCGAAGGCTTGCCGGCGGCTCGCGATCCAAGAGCGGTCTTTAAGAGGAGGCGTGCGATCCATGCGTGAATTCTTCCCCAAGATCAAAAAGATCGTGTACAAGGGACCAAAGTCCAAAGACCCCTTGTCGTTCAAGCACTACAACCCCGATGAAAAAGTGTTCGGTAAGACCATGGCCGAGCATTTCCGTTTCTCGGTCTGTTATTGGCACACGTTCAAAGGCACGGGCGCGGATACGTTTGGCGGACCCACCTTCATCCGCGAATACAACAAGAGCAGCGATCCGATGCAGGTTGCCGAAATGACTTTGCAGGCCGCGTTTGAGTTCTACACCAAGCTTGGCGTCGGATTCTGGTGCTTCCACGACCGCGATATCGCCCCCGAGGGCCGCAACCTGAGCCAGACCAACGCCAATCTCGACAGGATCGTCGCGATGGCCAGGAAGCTCCAGCGGGACACGGGCGTCAAATGCCTGTGGGGCACCGCCAACCTGTTCTCCAACCGACGATACTTGGCCGGAGCAGCCACCAATCCCTCGCCCCACGTGTTCGCGTACGCCGCCGCCCAGGTCAAGAAGGCCATGGAGGTCACCAAGGAACTGGGCGGGGCCGGGTACGTCTTTTGGGGCGGCCGCGAGGGTTACGAAACCCTACTCAATACCGACATGAAGCGAGAGCTTGACCACCTCGCTCAGTTCCTGCACATGGCCGTCGACTACAAGAAGAAGATCGGCTTCCGCGGACAGTTTTACATCGAGCCCAAGCCCAAGGAACCGACCAAGCACCAGTATGATTCCGATGCCGGATCCTGTTACGCCTTCCTCCAGAAGTACGACCTGGTCGACCACTTCAAGCTCAACATCGAGGCCAACCACGCCACGCTGGCCGGCCATACGTTCCACCACGAGCTTGAGTTCGCCGCGGCCAACGGCATTCTCGGCTCGATCGACGCCAACCGCGGCGATTTGCTCCTCGGCTGGGACACGGACCAGTTCCCGACCGACCTGTACGATACCACCCTGGCGATGTACACGCTTCTGCGTTACGGCGGGTTCAAGACCGGCGGGCTCAACTTCGACGCCCATGTCCGCCGCCAGTCGATCGACCCGGAAGATCTCTTCCACGCACACATCGGCGGCATGGACGCCTTTGCCCGCGGCCTCAAGATCGCCGCCGGACTGATCAGAGACAGGGCCTTGTCGAAGTTCGTCACCGCCCGATACAAGGGTTGGGACGGAGCCCTGGGCCGCAAGATCGAGAAACGGCAGATGGATTTCAACAAGCTCGAAAAGTACGTCCTGGCCAACGGCGAACCCAGGGTCCAGTCCGGCCGCCAGGAACTGATCGAGAATATCTTGAATGAGTATATTAAGTAGGCCCCAGGGCTGCTGAAACGACGCAACACGCCAGGCACATGAGTCAAAGAGCAGGCAGGCATTCCCCGCTGCTGCGCTGGGTGATCCCGCTCAGCAACGCCTACCGGCGGATGCTGGCCATTGTTCTTGGACTCGTCGGCCCGAGAGTTGCCTACCGTGTCACGGGGCGATTGGCCCGGATACTCTACCGGTCGCTGCAGCCGGTGCGAGCACGCAGCGAGGCTCAGTGTCGGGCCGCTCTCGGAGAACGGGTCCCGAGCGAGGACATCCCTCGCATAGCCGAAGCATCCTTCGTGCACCGCATCTGGAATCTGACCGATCTCATGCTGGCTGATCGGCTTT comes from the Phycisphaerae bacterium genome and includes:
- a CDS encoding SDR family oxidoreductase; its protein translation is ATGFLGHYILRDLLTRGVRIVAVLRPPLDHAKARLETMLAAIGLPVEQYLSNGSLLLVPGSLPDTLPEPDWGRTDAILNCAASLSLFANGDGEPFNTNVSGTEALAEWAIRHNVIRIHAVSTAYTCGWLQGAIPERFHDPPPEFQTDYERSKWQAEAVLEEWSSWIGHSLTLYRPSFLVGDSTTGHTTQFAGFYQFARLVGALKERYASKNNGTRTYIPLRIPGRPDDRQNIVPVDFVSRVIAEVVTRPRFHGRIYHLTNPEPPTNDMMKRCYEDYFGLHGGFFAPPDEVLGKCNQAESLLWDQYHLITPRVVHNPQFIMDNTREVMQAAGISFPTLHPERIFMLFDYAARKGWGRGSNGFHH
- the xylA gene encoding xylose isomerase translates to MREFFPKIKKIVYKGPKSKDPLSFKHYNPDEKVFGKTMAEHFRFSVCYWHTFKGTGADTFGGPTFIREYNKSSDPMQVAEMTLQAAFEFYTKLGVGFWCFHDRDIAPEGRNLSQTNANLDRIVAMARKLQRDTGVKCLWGTANLFSNRRYLAGAATNPSPHVFAYAAAQVKKAMEVTKELGGAGYVFWGGREGYETLLNTDMKRELDHLAQFLHMAVDYKKKIGFRGQFYIEPKPKEPTKHQYDSDAGSCYAFLQKYDLVDHFKLNIEANHATLAGHTFHHELEFAAANGILGSIDANRGDLLLGWDTDQFPTDLYDTTLAMYTLLRYGGFKTGGLNFDAHVRRQSIDPEDLFHAHIGGMDAFARGLKIAAGLIRDRALSKFVTARYKGWDGALGRKIEKRQMDFNKLEKYVLANGEPRVQSGRQELIENILNEYIK